A region of Rhodamnia argentea isolate NSW1041297 chromosome 9, ASM2092103v1, whole genome shotgun sequence DNA encodes the following proteins:
- the LOC115737094 gene encoding E3 ubiquitin-protein ligase At1g63170-like isoform X1, protein MYPTNSAPVQRRGNALVDAVDATPLLTHSVADHLLRSRRFIRRPVLPLRGAAARLLRRASGRRMMLREPSMQVRENAAEQLETRQSDWAYSKPIVALDILWNLAFVGVALCVVVLSPNERPGVPLRLWVLVYAFQCLFHVACVVAEYKRRRREVEHAGLGGSGAWGAGDLNAYLSPASGSGSDGGESDEYGNEQSRDEEETSILKHFESANTMLSFIWWIIGFYWVTAGGQDLIRDSPQLYWLCISFLAFDVVFVVICVAIACLIGIAICCCLPCIIAILYAVADQEGATQEEINQLPKFKFRRLGDYDKANEETQPSSGGIMTECDSSTAIERALSQEDAVRLCCRQINLAVCHQDSLPFLMIKLGFILTVADGYFVVGMLHLPFCLRRWIGVERTSLPSPLPLQLHRQVAVH, encoded by the exons ATGTACCCGACGAACTCGGCGCCGGTGCAGCGGCGGGGGAACGCCTTGGTCGACGCCGTGGATGCGACCCCGCTCCTCACGCACTCCGTGGCCGACCACCTACTCCGCAGCCGGCGCTTCATCCGCCGCCCCGTGCTGCCCCTGCGCGGCGCCGCGGCGCGGCTCCTCCGCCGGGCCAGCGGCCGCCGCATGATGCTCCGCGAGCCTTCGATGCAGGTCCGCGAGAATGCCGCCGAGCAGCTCGAGACGCGCCAGAGCGACTGGGCCTACTCGAAGCCCATCGTGGCCCTCGACATTCTCTGGAACCTGGCGTTCGTCGGCGTCGCTCTTTGCGTCGTCGTGTTGAGCCCGAATGAGAGGCCTGGGGTGCCTCTGCGGCTGTGGGTTCTCGTTTACGCGTTTCAGTGCCTGTTTCACGTGGCGTGCGTCGTTGCAGAGTACAAGCGACGGCGTAGGGAGGTGGAGCACGCGGGATTGGGCGGGTCCGGCGCCTGGGGTGCTGGCGATTTGAATGCTTACCTGAGTCCAGCTTCTGGTTCCGGGAGTGATGGTGGCGAATCAGACGAGTATGGGAATGAACAGAGTAGAGATGAAGAAGAAACCAG CATCCTAAAGCATTTCGAGTCTGCGAATACGATGTTGTCATTCATCTGGTGGATAATCGGGTTTTACTGGGTAACTGCCGGTGGCCAAGATCTGATACGCGATTCACCTCAGCTCTACTG GCTCTGTATATCGTTTCTGGCGTTTGATGTGGTTTTCGTTGTTATCTGCGTTGCTATTGCGTGCCTGATTGGTATTGCAATATGCTGCTGTCTCCCGTGTATAATCGCAATCCTGTATGCTGTGGCAGATCAG GAAGGAGCAACACAGGAGGAGATCAATCAGTTGCCTAAGTTCAAGTTCCGCAGGTTAGGTGATTATGACAAAGCTAATGAGGAAACTCAGCCATCATCTGGAGGGATAATGACGGAATGTGACAGCAGCACAGCTATCGAGCGTGCTCTATCGCAAGAGGATGCTGTAAGACTTTGTTGTAGACAAATTAATTTGGCTGTTTGTCATC AGGACTCGCTTCCATTCTTGATGATTAAACTGGGATTCATATTGACGGTTGCCGACGGCTATTTTGTTGTAGGAATGCTGCATCTGCCTTTCTGCTTACGAAGATGGATCGGAGTTGAGAGAACTTCCCTGCCGTCACCACTACCACTGCAGTTGCATCGACAAGTGGCTGTACATTAA
- the LOC115737094 gene encoding E3 ubiquitin-protein ligase At1g63170-like isoform X2: MYPTNSAPVQRRGNALVDAVDATPLLTHSVADHLLRSRRFIRRPVLPLRGAAARLLRRASGRRMMLREPSMQVRENAAEQLETRQSDWAYSKPIVALDILWNLAFVGVALCVVVLSPNERPGVPLRLWVLVYAFQCLFHVACVVAEYKRRRREVEHAGLGGSGAWGAGDLNAYLSPASGSGSDGGESDEYGNEQSRDEEETSILKHFESANTMLSFIWWIIGFYWVTAGGQDLIRDSPQLYWLCISFLAFDVVFVVICVAIACLIGIAICCCLPCIIAILYAVADQEGATQEEINQLPKFKFRRLGDYDKANEETQPSSGGIMTECDSSTAIERALSQEDAECCICLSAYEDGSELRELPCRHHYHCSCIDKWLYINAICPLCKFNILKSQSQSGSEVA; this comes from the exons ATGTACCCGACGAACTCGGCGCCGGTGCAGCGGCGGGGGAACGCCTTGGTCGACGCCGTGGATGCGACCCCGCTCCTCACGCACTCCGTGGCCGACCACCTACTCCGCAGCCGGCGCTTCATCCGCCGCCCCGTGCTGCCCCTGCGCGGCGCCGCGGCGCGGCTCCTCCGCCGGGCCAGCGGCCGCCGCATGATGCTCCGCGAGCCTTCGATGCAGGTCCGCGAGAATGCCGCCGAGCAGCTCGAGACGCGCCAGAGCGACTGGGCCTACTCGAAGCCCATCGTGGCCCTCGACATTCTCTGGAACCTGGCGTTCGTCGGCGTCGCTCTTTGCGTCGTCGTGTTGAGCCCGAATGAGAGGCCTGGGGTGCCTCTGCGGCTGTGGGTTCTCGTTTACGCGTTTCAGTGCCTGTTTCACGTGGCGTGCGTCGTTGCAGAGTACAAGCGACGGCGTAGGGAGGTGGAGCACGCGGGATTGGGCGGGTCCGGCGCCTGGGGTGCTGGCGATTTGAATGCTTACCTGAGTCCAGCTTCTGGTTCCGGGAGTGATGGTGGCGAATCAGACGAGTATGGGAATGAACAGAGTAGAGATGAAGAAGAAACCAG CATCCTAAAGCATTTCGAGTCTGCGAATACGATGTTGTCATTCATCTGGTGGATAATCGGGTTTTACTGGGTAACTGCCGGTGGCCAAGATCTGATACGCGATTCACCTCAGCTCTACTG GCTCTGTATATCGTTTCTGGCGTTTGATGTGGTTTTCGTTGTTATCTGCGTTGCTATTGCGTGCCTGATTGGTATTGCAATATGCTGCTGTCTCCCGTGTATAATCGCAATCCTGTATGCTGTGGCAGATCAG GAAGGAGCAACACAGGAGGAGATCAATCAGTTGCCTAAGTTCAAGTTCCGCAGGTTAGGTGATTATGACAAAGCTAATGAGGAAACTCAGCCATCATCTGGAGGGATAATGACGGAATGTGACAGCAGCACAGCTATCGAGCGTGCTCTATCGCAAGAGGATGCT GAATGCTGCATCTGCCTTTCTGCTTACGAAGATGGATCGGAGTTGAGAGAACTTCCCTGCCGTCACCACTACCACTGCAGTTGCATCGACAAGTGGCTGTACATTAATGCAATTTGCCCGCTCTGCAAGTTCAACATTCTAAAGTCTCAGAGCCAGAGTGGAAGCGAAGTAGCATGA